In Rheinheimera sp. MM224, one DNA window encodes the following:
- a CDS encoding GMC oxidoreductase, with protein sequence MTVAQNHYDAIVVGSGISGGWAAKELTEKGLKVLLLERGRDIEHIKGYTNAFKEAWDYPHRDKATEKMKNMHPVLKREYTLNESTYGMWAREDESPYVEIKRFDWFRGYHMGGRSLLWGRQSYRLNETDFEANLKEGIAVDWPIRYADIAPWYDYVERFAGISGNRDGLDVLPDGQYLPAFPLNVVEQSVSERLKKAFGGNRHLICGRTANISQPKPEQNRVNCQYRNKCWLGCPFGAYFSTQSSTLPVAMKTGNLTVRPFSIVTQVLYDKDKKRARGVEVLDSETNQTYEFTSKIVFLNASAFNSTWVLMNSATDVWEGGLGSSSGELGHNVMDHHLNAGAFGEIEGFDDKYYFGRRPTGFYIPRFRNWGGDKRDYLRGFGYQGAASRQGWQKNVAEMGIGADLKNALAEPGTWTIGMSGFGEILPDHSNKISLDRSVKDKWGLPVLAMDAELKANEIRMRKDMMQDGIDILEAGGAKNVQGFNGECHPGKGIHEMGTARMGRDPKTSVLNGFNQVWDAPNVFITDGAAMTSASCVNPSLTYMALTARAAAYAVDALKKGDL encoded by the coding sequence ATGACAGTTGCGCAGAATCATTACGACGCCATAGTGGTCGGTTCCGGCATCAGCGGTGGCTGGGCCGCTAAAGAGCTGACCGAAAAAGGCCTGAAAGTTTTGTTATTAGAACGTGGTCGTGACATCGAACATATCAAAGGCTACACCAATGCCTTTAAAGAAGCCTGGGATTATCCGCATCGCGACAAGGCGACTGAGAAGATGAAGAACATGCATCCGGTGCTGAAGCGGGAATATACGCTGAATGAAAGCACCTACGGCATGTGGGCCCGTGAGGACGAATCGCCTTATGTGGAGATTAAACGTTTTGACTGGTTCCGTGGTTACCATATGGGTGGACGTTCTTTGTTATGGGGCCGCCAGAGTTACCGTTTAAACGAAACTGATTTTGAAGCCAACTTAAAAGAAGGCATAGCGGTCGATTGGCCTATACGTTATGCCGATATAGCGCCCTGGTATGACTATGTCGAACGTTTTGCTGGTATTTCAGGCAACAGGGATGGTCTGGATGTATTGCCTGATGGCCAGTACCTGCCTGCTTTCCCATTGAACGTGGTAGAACAATCTGTATCAGAACGACTGAAAAAAGCCTTTGGTGGCAACCGTCATCTGATCTGTGGCCGCACAGCCAACATTTCTCAGCCAAAACCTGAACAAAACCGCGTTAATTGCCAATACCGCAATAAATGCTGGTTAGGTTGCCCATTTGGCGCTTATTTCAGTACTCAGTCTTCTACTTTGCCTGTGGCGATGAAAACCGGCAATTTAACAGTGCGACCTTTTTCTATTGTCACTCAAGTGCTGTATGACAAAGACAAAAAACGCGCCCGTGGTGTCGAAGTGCTGGATAGTGAAACCAATCAGACTTACGAATTCACCAGTAAAATAGTGTTCCTGAACGCTTCAGCCTTTAACTCGACCTGGGTACTGATGAATTCAGCCACAGATGTCTGGGAAGGCGGTTTAGGCAGCAGCAGCGGTGAGCTGGGCCACAATGTGATGGACCACCACTTAAATGCCGGTGCTTTTGGTGAGATAGAAGGCTTTGACGACAAATACTATTTTGGCCGTCGTCCTACAGGTTTTTATATTCCGCGTTTCCGTAACTGGGGCGGTGATAAACGTGATTATTTACGTGGTTTTGGTTATCAGGGCGCCGCCAGCCGTCAGGGCTGGCAGAAAAACGTGGCTGAAATGGGCATAGGTGCTGATCTGAAAAACGCCTTAGCTGAACCTGGTACCTGGACTATTGGTATGAGTGGTTTTGGTGAGATTTTACCGGATCACAGCAATAAAATTTCATTAGACCGTAGTGTCAAAGACAAATGGGGTTTACCAGTGCTGGCGATGGACGCTGAGCTGAAAGCCAACGAAATCAGAATGCGTAAAGATATGATGCAGGATGGTATTGATATTCTTGAAGCTGGCGGCGCCAAAAACGTTCAGGGTTTTAATGGAGAATGCCATCCGGGCAAAGGTATCCATGAAATGGGCACTGCACGCATGGGCCGCGATCCTAAAACCTCGGTACTGAATGGCTTTAACCAGGTCTGGGATGCACCTAACGTCTTTATCACAGATGGCGCTGCAATGACGTCAGCCTCTTGTGTGAATCCGTCTTTAACCTATATGGCGTTGACTGCCCGTGCTGCGGCTTATGCAGTCGACGCACTGAAAAAGGGAGACCTGTAA
- a CDS encoding hydroxypyruvate isomerase family protein: MKPQLPRRELLKQLAAGAIGASVLGSGLLLSGAAAAAPATSGALKGNIRHSVSRWTYGDLSIEELCLLVKSLGFTAIDLVGPEDWPTLKKHGVDSSMCNGAELNLVDGWSDPKFHPELIKRYLKHIDLVAEAGYKNLICFSGNARGMDREIALQNAVTGLKQILPHAEKRGVVLQMELFNSKVDHPDYLADGSAWAIELCKRLNSQNFKLLYDIYHMQIMEGDIIRTIKDNHQYFGHYHTAGVPGRHEIDDSQELNYVAIAKAIRDIGFTGYLAQEFVPTPKTKEGRAQSLAQAIRICDV, from the coding sequence ATGAAGCCGCAATTACCCCGCCGTGAATTGTTAAAACAACTGGCTGCTGGTGCTATTGGTGCTTCGGTCTTAGGTTCTGGTTTGTTACTGTCAGGTGCTGCAGCTGCAGCACCTGCGACAAGTGGTGCGCTTAAAGGCAATATCCGTCATTCAGTCAGCCGTTGGACTTATGGTGATTTATCCATTGAAGAGCTTTGCCTGCTGGTGAAGTCTTTAGGTTTTACTGCGATAGATTTAGTAGGACCAGAAGATTGGCCCACCTTGAAAAAACATGGTGTGGACAGCTCCATGTGTAATGGTGCAGAGCTGAATCTGGTTGATGGCTGGTCTGATCCTAAGTTTCATCCGGAGCTGATAAAACGCTACTTAAAACACATAGATTTAGTGGCAGAGGCCGGTTATAAAAACCTGATCTGTTTTAGTGGCAATGCCCGTGGTATGGACAGAGAAATAGCATTGCAAAATGCAGTCACTGGTTTAAAGCAGATTTTACCTCATGCAGAAAAGCGTGGTGTGGTGCTGCAAATGGAGCTGTTTAACAGCAAAGTGGATCACCCTGATTATCTGGCCGATGGTTCAGCCTGGGCTATTGAGCTTTGTAAACGACTGAACTCGCAGAACTTTAAGCTTTTGTACGACATCTACCATATGCAGATTATGGAAGGTGACATTATCCGCACTATCAAAGATAACCATCAGTATTTTGGCCACTATCACACTGCAGGCGTGCCGGGCCGCCATGAAATTGACGACTCGCAGGAGCTGAATTATGTCGCTATAGCGAAAGCTATTCGTGACATAGGTTTTACCGGCTATCTGGCGCAGGAATTTGTACCAACACCCAAAACTAAAGAAGGCAGGGCGCAGTCATTGGCTCAGGCTATTCGTATTTGTGACGTTTAA